The following is a genomic window from Geobacillus subterraneus.
CTCCACCAACTCGAACGAATGAACCCGCCATTCGTCCCTCGGAATCCGACGCAGCACGATTTGAATGGTCGAATGGATGTCATTCCGCACCTCTTCCTTGCGTTCATCGAGCGAAAACGCCCGGCAAATCGCCGTCACTGTGTTTTCCTCAAGCATCGTTAGCGCTGATTGGATGAGTCCATGATTCAAACACCACCGAACCGCTTGCCAACTGTTGATGATCGGATCATCACTAAAAATGGCATACTTCTTTTCCATTTCGTCAAGCAGCGGAACAAGCGGTTTGACCGCTTCGGTCGGCGCTGAACGGACACGCGCCAGTTGTTCGCGAAATTTCCGCACTTCCTCATCAATGTCCAAACTCCGGCACGTGCGGATCGCTTTTTCTGTCTGATCCAATTGTTTCGCTAACTTGTTTAACGCCGCCACCTCGTTGCGCAGCTCTCGGCTTGCCGTTGGATCACAGAAGACGTGACGGTTTTCCTTTTCCGTCAGCGCCCGAATCAACGCCGCATCCCCCGTACGCAAAAACTGGTCGACGCCATTCGTCCAATCAAGCAAGCTGGCCATGCTCGTCAAATTGACAATCGGCGCCAATCGCTCTTCTGGCGGCAGTTGCTTAACATCCATCGGGCGCCCCAGCACCTCAAACCAGCCATACACAATTGCCCCGATCTCGGCCTTTTTCACCAAGCGGGCATAATTCAACACAATGAGTGCTACAAACGGAATGGAACGAAAACTATGGGTAATATCGAAATAGATCGTATCCCCTTCCCCAATTTCTGACATAACGCGATCAAACAGCCGCCAATTGGTCCGTTCATCCTGACCGTTGTCAATGTCAACCATCTTCACATTCGCTTCAGGGGCGATGCGGCGGAAAGCGGTCATTAGTCCTTCCAGCTGCTCTTCCCCTCTCAAGCGGTCCTCTCCATTTCGCTCCCGCGCTTCTTTTGTCGCAAACACAATGACATCCATCGGTTGCTCGCCGTGCAACAGCTCGTACACCGCCGTCTGAACAAAACGGGTATACGAGGAAGTTTTTCCCTCATACGTATAAAAACAATATTCATAGTCACTTAACCCTAAAAATGACAACAACACATGTCTTCCCATCGTCATGATCCCCCCGTCCCTACCAGTTGCGCCGTCACATCCGAAAATGATGAATCGTCTTCATAAATCCCTTTTCCTCTCACCGCCTCCCGCTCATACCGGTCATGATCGAGCCATAAGTAATTGGCGTACAGGCGGTCTTCCTCTTCGACATACCGATAGGCGAGCCGAAACGCCGTTTGGCCGTTGCTTGCCCCTTTGTATAAGTGATATTTGGCTTTGCGCGGATCAATCGTTTCAAACGATTTTTCATGGTACAAAACCGAAGCGTCGCCTTCACGATATTTTAATTTTTTGACTAGTTCTTGCATCTGTTGGTACACAAATAGCGACTGATGACGATTATGCCGAAGCATATCGGCCACTTGCCGCGATACAAAATAAGACGTTTCAAAAAGATGCTTATACTTTTCATGCTCGAGCAAAAACTGGCCAAACGCGCTCAAACAAACGAACTCTGCATCCCGATAAAATAAGGAAGGGTATTGTTCAATGCATTGCTTTTCTTGATAGGAAAGCTCGTTCATCGCCACCAAATCCATTTGGCACTTGCGAAGCAACTCAAAATAACGGCGCACAAATTGTTCGTCGATGTGAATCGGTACGGGTGGAATTTCATGCAAAACTTGTCCATCCTCGTGCATATAAGCAGTTGGATAGTTTAAGAATGCCCCAACAATATAGCCAAGCGAAGTCATCACTTTATACCCGCCGATCGGCGCAAAACAAGTCGTCGATGGCTCGCCGTGCATCAGGGCATTCGCAACCTTCGACATATACTCTCCCAGCGTTTCTTGCAATCGCCTCCGATGGTTCACATCTACTTCTACATACACAACACGGACATTCGCTTTAAAATCCCGTTCAAGCAAATGGACAAGCATCGCCTCAACGACCCGCCCTCCAACCGTGTCCGTAACAATGAGAACGATCGTCGGTCTCTCTCCTAGTTTTCCTTGTCGATGAAGCTCGTAAATCATCGAATACTCTGCACAAACACGGTTAGGCTGCTGAGCGGCCTCATGAGCAAACTGCCGGGCATGGCGCAACCAACGATCTATCTTGCTTTGTTTTTGTTCATCCACGTCCCGGTCATGAATCCAAGAACGAATCTCCCCTAGCGTCTCGTCTCGATTCACCGAAAAGACATTCCTAGCCCCCGTCAATAACGAAACGCCGCATGTCAATACAATGTGCTGATACAAGCCAATCTCTCTCCTATTCTTCAAATCTCCATCTAGCATGAACAAACCAGGAAAATATATCTATTTCTATACCAATTTTAAACTATTTTCCAAAATTCAAGCAAGTGATTTTATTATTTTCTTAATTCATAACAAATCGGTGAATCCTCTACTGCGGAAAGACATTTTGGAAGGCTGGTGATTTAAGGGAGTAGGCCGCTTCTCAATAACGTTTCTCAAATAATAGAAAAAACTGTAGCATCGTTCCTTCTTTGCACACGTTCACCCATTGATCAAGGGAAACTGCTGTTTTTCACCAGCCTTCTGGAAAACTTCGCATAAAAAATGGGCTGAACTAGCGATTGTGGGTCAAAATTTTTCGAGGAAGATAGGGAAAGAAAAACAGATAGAAAGTGGAGGGATAAGGATCTTTCCGCAAAAATAGTGCGCTGACGTTCCGGTCTCTCATAGGTACGATAAAAACCATTTTGGACTCGGAGGCGGATGTGTTGGATGATCTGTTTCAATCCCTCATAGGTACGATAAAAACCCAAAAACCACCGCAGAAATGCTTCTTATGTACGCGCAGATTTCAATCCCTCATAGGTACGATAAAAACGTATCGCGACAGGACGACGCCAAGCGGCTGCGAAATGAATTTCAATCCCTCATAGGTACGATAAAAACGGCGGGTTAGCCGATTGCCCTCGCTAGAAAACCACGCATTTCAATCCCTCATAGGTACGATAAAAACTGATATTGCTCATCGATAGCACTTAATTTTGTTTCATTTCAATCCCTCATAGGTACGATAAAAACTTGTGAAGAAGTTTGCCGGAGCGAAAGGAAACGCGAAATTTCAATCCCTCATAGGTACGATAAAAACCTATCCACCCGTTTGCAACCCGGCGGACGGGTTATTTATTTCAATCCCTCATAGGTACGATAAAAACGGAAAACATATAGTGACGCTCGTAGGACAGCTCAGAAGCATTTCAATCCCTCATAGGTACGATAAAAACTGGGAACGGGAGAACACTGCTGAACGTGTCAAGGTGTTTCAATCCCTCATAGGTACGATAAAAACGCGATAAAAAAGTAGAGCGTGTTTTGGTGGCTAAAGTTTCAATCCCTCATAGGTACGATAAAAACCTCTGTTCTGAAAGGTGACGGATGAGACCTGGAATGTTTCAATCCCTCATAGGTACGATAAAAACCTCTGTTCTGAAAGGTGACGGATGAGACCTGGAATGTTTCAATCCCTCATAGGTACGATAAAAACTGATGACCTCCCGTTTTAAAAAATGTAGAACAAAAAGTTTCAATCCCTCATAGGTACGATAAAAACTATCGGGTAGTGGCTCGGTCTGTCCTTGTAAACTCGGTTTCAATCCCTCATAGGTACGATAAAAACTCGTGTTCACATTGAGAGACGGAATGGACCCGCGTGAGGGTTTCAATCCCTCATAGGTACGATAAAAACGCCGATCTGCGTAGTATTCGGATTAGTCAAAAGGGTTTCAATCCCTCATAGGTACGATAAAAACTCATGCTCATAAATATCGTCCTCCTTCGTTATTGAACCGGTTTCAATCCCTCATAGGTACGATAAAAACATAAGGTCAAAATCATTTTTTTGTTCATCTAGCGTGTTTCAATCCCTCATAGGTACGATAAAAACATGATACTATCATGATACTTTTGACGTGTTTTTCCATTGTAGTTTCAATCCCTCATAGGTACGATAAAAACGTGAACGCGAACAGGAAATGTTCCACGACATCTAAGTTTCAATCCCTCATAGGTACGATAAAAACTGATCAAGAAATTGCTCGACACATTCAAATTGTCGCTAAGTTTCAATCCCTCATAGGTACGATAAAAACTGAGTCCAAAGTAGAGCGGTTGAAATCGTACCTGCAAGAAGTTTCAATCCCTCATAGGTACGATAAAAACTGCGATACCACTTTGTTTTATCGATCTTCAAGCTGTGTTTCAATCCCTCATAGGTACGATAAAAACGTGAACGCGAACAGGAAATGTTCCACGACATCTAAGTTTCAATCCCTCATAGGTACGATAAAAACTGATCAAGAAATTGCTCGACACATTCAAATTGTCGCTAAGTTTCAATCCCTCATAGGTACGATAAAAACCTTGTTCTTGTTGCGGTAGCGGGGTTATGACAACACTGTTTCAATCCCTCATAGGTACGATAAAAACGGACAGCTACCCTGCTAAACCGCATTGGGCACCGGAGTTTCAATCCCTCATAGGTACGATAAAAACGCCTGTTTCCTCGGTGTGTGAAAGAACGAATGGATACGGGTTTCAATCCCTCATAGGTACGATAAAAACCCCAAAAAGCGCTGCCATAACAAGCTTTCTCCTGCAACGGCAACTTCAGCATAACACGTTTCGAAGATTCTGTCAATCAAGTCTACCCTTGATGGCTGTAGGGATCAGGCGATCAAAACCAATGTCGTCGACCCCCTGGGGTTTTTGCGTCATTGGAGGTCGACGACAAACGAAGACTGCTTCCTAGCGTTTGGCGTGCCTTGTTTGCCGATTGCTGTTTGCCTAAGCGAGGGCAAGCGCTCGTCATGCGGTGAATAAAACCGGGGCGCCGCCTGCCCATCCATCGCAGGCAAGACGAATACAAACATTGGAATCCCAACACTTGCATGAACAAGGGCGAGTGCTAACTTTTTATGTCTCGAAGCAGTCGGCCGATGATCGCCTCTTGGTATCCCGCTTTTTCCGTTTTCGCCATCGCTTCTTTCACTGGCTGCAGCGGCGCTGACGCTACGGAGGCGAGTTTGGCGAGCCGCTCCGCAGGCAAGTGAACCGATGGGGTGGCGGCGAAGTAGTCATCGACGCTGTAGCGCCAGAGAACAGCCGCCGAGCTGTATCGCTCGAGAAAACGGTCGGCCATTTTCAAACCTTCCGGGTCAAAGTCGCCGGAGTAATGCAACTTGGCGCCTGAAGCTGCGAGCAAATCAAGGAGCCGCATCGTCGCTAAATTCATTTGCCCGTTCGTGCAGACAAGCGGGGCGTGGGTGTCAAGCAAGGTCGAGAAAACGCCCGCGTTTTCGACGACGTATACGATGCCGCCGTTGGCTGGATAGGCGCGAATGAGCGACAACACGTCCCTTAGCGGTGCATTCAATGCGCTGTTGGCTTCGACGGCAGCAGTGAAGACTGGGTGAGGGCCTTTCTTCGTTTCGGCCAACAAGTTGGCGCAGGTGGCAAAGTTCAAAATATCCTCGCGGAGCAGGCCAACGGACTGCAGCAATTCATTGACGCTCTCTACAGAGGTCACATCCCACTCACCTGGCACGGTCGCTTGCAAGGCCGACAGCAACACCTTGCCGGGGAGCGTTGACAGGTCAAAGGCGTGTGGATCGCCGGCGATGCGCTGGGCAAACAATGGGAGCCGCTCATACGAGCCAAGCGGCAAGCGGCGAAGGGCGGCGCCGGCAAGACGGATCGCCGCCGCCAACTCTTCGCGGTTTGCCTCATACGCCGCTTGGATGAACCGTTGGCCACAAATGTCTTCAAGCCAAGGGTGCTCGTGGGCGAGGTGCCCAAAAAACCGCTCCCGCTCCTTTTCGACTGCCTGGCGCTGTTCTTTTTTCGGCACGAGCGGCTCGCCGAAATAGCGCTCGAGCAGCTCGATGAGACCAACGCAGGCAAACCGTGTTCGTTCGAGTTGCTGTTCAAAGGCGGGCAGGGAAACGCGGGAAACGTCTCGGCCGAAAAAGGCGGCGATGACTTCGCGCTCGTTCTCGCTGAACGATGCCAAGGAGACGACGCCGCCAACACGGCCGAGCGACTCGTATTTCCGCTTCATTTCGACAAACAAGCGGCGAAAGCCCGGCTCGGAACGGAAAAAGGCAGCGGCCTCTTCGGCCCGGTTCATGTCTCGATCAACTCCCATTCTTCCTCATTCGCTACTAACTGTTTGATGCGCCCGTTCCAATAATACTGGATGACGGTGACAAACGGTGCATTGCGCGGACGGACGAGCTCGCAAATCGACAGGGCCGGCACGGTGTCGTAGTCACCCCAAAGCGCCTGCGAGTTCATGATGTAATTAAAGCCGAGCTGTTCAACAAGGCCGAACATCATGCGGATGTTGTTTTCATCGACGCCGGCGAACGCTTCATCAAGCGAGATGATGTACGGCGCATCATCGCCTGCTTCTTGATAGCGTGAATACGCCGCCGCAAACAGCGGAATGTACATCGCCAACGCTTTTTCCCCGCCGCTGAACCGATAAAAGCGCTGATTTGTCAGTTCGCGCTTCGGTTCGTGTTCTTTTTCATAGTAGAGGGTAAACGAAAACCATTTCCGATAGTCGAGCACTTCTTTTATAATTTGATGAAGCGTATTGCCTTGGCCGCGTTCCTCAAGCAGTTCGCGGGCGCGGGCGATTTTCGAGCGGAAATGGTTCGTCACCC
Proteins encoded in this region:
- a CDS encoding putative CRISPR-associated protein translates to MYQHIVLTCGVSLLTGARNVFSVNRDETLGEIRSWIHDRDVDEQKQSKIDRWLRHARQFAHEAAQQPNRVCAEYSMIYELHRQGKLGERPTIVLIVTDTVGGRVVEAMLVHLLERDFKANVRVVYVEVDVNHRRRLQETLGEYMSKVANALMHGEPSTTCFAPIGGYKVMTSLGYIVGAFLNYPTAYMHEDGQVLHEIPPVPIHIDEQFVRRYFELLRKCQMDLVAMNELSYQEKQCIEQYPSLFYRDAEFVCLSAFGQFLLEHEKYKHLFETSYFVSRQVADMLRHNRHQSLFVYQQMQELVKKLKYREGDASVLYHEKSFETIDPRKAKYHLYKGASNGQTAFRLAYRYVEEEDRLYANYLWLDHDRYEREAVRGKGIYEDDSSFSDVTAQLVGTGGS
- the csx2 gene encoding TIGR02221 family CRISPR-associated protein codes for the protein MGRHVLLSFLGLSDYEYCFYTYEGKTSSYTRFVQTAVYELLHGEQPMDVIVFATKEARERNGEDRLRGEEQLEGLMTAFRRIAPEANVKMVDIDNGQDERTNWRLFDRVMSEIGEGDTIYFDITHSFRSIPFVALIVLNYARLVKKAEIGAIVYGWFEVLGRPMDVKQLPPEERLAPIVNLTSMASLLDWTNGVDQFLRTGDAALIRALTEKENRHVFCDPTASRELRNEVAALNKLAKQLDQTEKAIRTCRSLDIDEEVRKFREQLARVRSAPTEAVKPLVPLLDEMEKKYAIFSDDPIINSWQAVRWCLNHGLIQSALTMLEENTVTAICRAFSLDERKEEVRNDIHSTIQIVLRRIPRDEWRVHSFELVERMANALDSYREELKPFGQIKELRNDINHAGTRPNPLPAEKFMPKAVALFEQFSSFFERMSMLAKSMSK
- a CDS encoding TIGR02679 family protein, which codes for MNRAEEAAAFFRSEPGFRRLFVEMKRKYESLGRVGGVVSLASFSENEREVIAAFFGRDVSRVSLPAFEQQLERTRFACVGLIELLERYFGEPLVPKKEQRQAVEKERERFFGHLAHEHPWLEDICGQRFIQAAYEANREELAAAIRLAGAALRRLPLGSYERLPLFAQRIAGDPHAFDLSTLPGKVLLSALQATVPGEWDVTSVESVNELLQSVGLLREDILNFATCANLLAETKKGPHPVFTAAVEANSALNAPLRDVLSLIRAYPANGGIVYVVENAGVFSTLLDTHAPLVCTNGQMNLATMRLLDLLAASGAKLHYSGDFDPEGLKMADRFLERYSSAAVLWRYSVDDYFAATPSVHLPAERLAKLASVASAPLQPVKEAMAKTEKAGYQEAIIGRLLRDIKS